A stretch of Haemophilus influenzae DNA encodes these proteins:
- a CDS encoding YjjI family glycine radical enzyme: MLASLQDILDTVKANNLTYHQKLMTLGNIAERLFDPRDLLGYTDEEWGFLQNQMICDLCEGYAIYRPRYILPDYNVYIQKGCEFLELPPPKDLDEALDGLLILYSHVPSITTYPVYIGRLDVLLEPFITDEEKDYIKIKRFLNHIDKTVPDSFCHANIGPYDTKAGRLILRAVIELEAPTPNMTIRYDKSKTSREFAELAAKACLLVSKPSFANDAYYISDLGEEYGVASCYNALPECGGAYTLTRLRLGTIARACKSVDEMVNKLLPRVAKCALSTMDKRHKFVVEESNFFNSSFLEKEGFIKRTNFTGMFAIVGLADATNHLLQCEGLNETFGKSVRGDEIATAIMDKLKEITDAHEGVYAERTGNRYLLHAQVGASNHEEDKRNAPAHRIRVGEEPTLLAHLKQSAPFHKYFPSGTGDLFAFDQTYVDHCDAVVDIIDGAFSLGYRYITTYLKNTDLIRVTGYLVKKSEVEKYRKGEVALRDTTWYGSGTDECANVFDRQLRDEKDVTAEK, from the coding sequence ATGTTAGCTTCACTTCAAGATATTCTCGATACGGTTAAAGCCAATAATCTGACTTATCATCAAAAATTAATGACATTAGGCAATATTGCTGAGCGTTTATTTGATCCTCGTGATTTGCTTGGCTATACCGATGAAGAATGGGGCTTTTTACAGAATCAGATGATCTGTGATTTATGTGAAGGTTACGCAATTTATCGTCCTCGCTATATCCTGCCTGATTACAATGTGTATATTCAAAAAGGCTGCGAATTTTTAGAGTTGCCGCCACCAAAAGATCTTGATGAAGCGCTTGATGGATTATTGATTCTTTACTCCCACGTGCCATCCATTACAACTTATCCTGTTTATATTGGGCGTCTTGATGTGTTGCTCGAACCGTTCATTACTGATGAAGAAAAAGATTACATCAAAATTAAACGCTTTTTAAATCATATCGACAAAACTGTGCCTGATTCATTCTGTCATGCCAATATTGGACCTTATGACACGAAAGCGGGTCGCTTGATTTTACGCGCAGTGATTGAGCTTGAAGCACCAACACCGAATATGACTATTCGTTATGACAAATCTAAAACGAGCCGTGAGTTTGCTGAACTTGCAGCAAAAGCCTGTTTGTTGGTTTCTAAACCATCTTTTGCAAACGATGCTTATTATATTTCCGATCTAGGCGAAGAATATGGTGTAGCAAGTTGCTATAACGCACTGCCTGAATGTGGCGGCGCTTACACATTAACGCGTTTACGTTTAGGTACGATTGCTCGCGCCTGTAAAAGTGTGGATGAAATGGTAAATAAATTATTACCACGAGTGGCGAAATGTGCTCTTTCAACCATGGATAAACGACACAAATTTGTCGTGGAAGAAAGTAATTTCTTTAACAGTTCATTCCTCGAAAAAGAAGGCTTTATCAAACGTACTAATTTTACGGGGATGTTCGCAATTGTGGGCTTGGCTGATGCTACAAATCACTTATTACAATGTGAAGGCTTAAATGAAACCTTTGGTAAGAGCGTTCGTGGCGATGAAATTGCGACAGCGATTATGGATAAATTGAAAGAAATTACTGATGCGCACGAAGGAGTTTATGCAGAACGCACTGGCAATCGTTATTTATTACATGCGCAAGTGGGCGCAAGCAACCACGAAGAAGACAAACGCAACGCACCGGCTCATCGTATTCGTGTAGGCGAAGAACCGACTTTACTTGCGCATTTGAAACAGTCTGCACCGTTCCATAAATATTTCCCATCTGGTACAGGGGATTTATTCGCCTTTGATCAAACCTATGTAGATCACTGCGATGCGGTGGTAGATATTATTGATGGTGCATTTTCCTTAGGTTATCGCTACATTACCACCTATTTGAAAAATACAGATTTAATTCGTGTTACAGGTTATTTAGTGAAGAAAAGCGAAGTTGAAAAATATCGCAAAGGCGAAGTCGCATTACGCGATACAACTTGGTATGGCTCGGGTACGGATGAATGTGCCAACGTGTTTGATCGCCAATTACGCGATGAAAAAGATGTCACTGCTGAAAAATAA
- a CDS encoding YczE/YyaS/YitT family protein, whose product MKKKARVIPHTSWAATSLWTVQYKTISILLFALSILGIGDGLIVLSGLGSTPWTVLSQGIAIQTNFDIGWSSFLISCAVMLVWKPLKLRLGLGTLLNIIIIALFLGITTKILTPPTALFSRMIFCLIGILLYGFGTALYLTCHLGAGPRDGLMVGICQRFHLSINVVRSSLEISVCLLGFLLGGVVGLGTVLFATSIGSVVQFFLNIIARLPHIPYEK is encoded by the coding sequence ATGAAGAAAAAAGCACGCGTTATCCCCCACACATCTTGGGCAGCCACATCATTATGGACAGTGCAATATAAAACCATTTCAATCTTACTTTTTGCTCTTTCTATTTTAGGTATTGGAGATGGGCTTATTGTATTATCAGGTTTAGGATCGACACCTTGGACTGTACTTTCACAAGGTATAGCAATACAGACAAATTTTGACATTGGCTGGTCATCTTTTTTAATTAGTTGCGCAGTAATGTTGGTATGGAAACCACTCAAATTACGCCTTGGGCTTGGGACATTATTAAATATTATCATTATTGCTCTATTTCTAGGGATCACAACAAAAATACTGACGCCGCCAACCGCACTTTTTTCACGAATGATCTTCTGTCTGATCGGTATATTACTCTATGGTTTTGGAACTGCCTTATATCTCACTTGTCACTTAGGCGCAGGCCCTCGAGACGGATTAATGGTTGGTATTTGCCAACGTTTTCATTTAAGCATCAACGTGGTACGCTCAAGCCTTGAAATCTCGGTTTGTTTACTTGGTTTTTTACTTGGTGGTGTCGTTGGCTTGGGTACTGTCCTTTTCGCCACTAGCATAGGCAGCGTTGTTCAATTCTTCTTAAATATTATTGCTCGTTTGCCACATATTCCGTATGAAAAGTGA